The window GCGCCGCACCCGGCACCCCGGCCGGGGTGCCGCCCGAGGACCTGGTGACGCTCACCATCGACGGCATCGAGATCTCCGTGCCCAAGGGCACCCTGGTGATCCGCGCCGCCGAACTCCTCGGCATCGAGATCCCGCGCTTCTGCGACCACCCGCTCCTCGACCCGGCCGGCGCCTGCCGCCAGTGCATCGTCGAGGTGGAGGGCCAGCGCAAGCCGATGGCCTCCTGCACCATCACCTGCACCGAGGGGATGGAGGTCCGCACCCAGCTCACCTCGCCGGTCGCCGAGAAGGCCCAGCGCGGGGTGATGGAGCTGCTCCTCATCAACCACCCGCTGGACTGCCCCGTCTGCGACAAGGGCGGCGAGTGCCCGTTGCAGAACCAGGCGATGCAGGTCGGCGACCCCGACTCCCGCTTCGAGGGGAGGAAGCGGACCTACGAGAAGCCCGTCCCCGTCTCCACCCAGGTCCTGCTGGACCGGGAGCGGTGCGTGCTCTGCGCCCGCTGCACCCGCTTCTCCCACCAGATCGCGGGCGACCCGATGATCGAGCTGATCGAGCGGGGCGCGCTCCAGCAGGTCGGCACCGGCGAGGGCGACCCCTTCGAGTCGTACTTCTCCGGCAACACCATCCAGATCTGCCCGGTCGGTGCCCTCACCTCGGCCGCCTACCGGTTCCGCTCGCGCCCCTTCGACCTGGTCTCCTCGCCCAGCGTCTGCGAGCACTGCGCCGGGGGCTGCGCCACCCGTACCGACCACCGCCGGGGCAAGGTCATGCGGCGGCTCGCCGCGGAGGACCCCGAGGTCAACGAGGAGTGGATGTGCGACAAGGGGCGGTTCGGCTTCCGCTACGCCCAGTCGCCCGAACGCCTCACCCAGCCCCTGGTCCGCTCTAAGAACGGCACCCTGGAGCCGGCCAGCTGGCCGGAGGCGCTTCAGGCCGCCGCACGCGGGCTCGACGCCGCCCGCGGCCGCGCCGGAGTCCTGACCGGCGGCCGCCTCACCGTCGAGGACGCGTACGCGTACAGCAAGTTCGCCCGGGTCGCGCTCGACACCAACGACATCGACTTCCGGGCCCGTCCGCACAGCGGTGAGGAGGCCGACTTCCTCGCCTCGCAGATCGCCGGACGCGGCCGCGACCTCGACGGCGGCGGCCTCACCTACGCCGACCTGGAGCGGGCGCCCGCCGTCCTGCTCGCCGGGATCGAGGCCGAGGAGGAGGCGCCCGGCGTCTTCCTGCGGCTCCGCAAGGCGTGGCGCAAGCACGGCCAGCGCACCTTCGCGCTCGCCACCCACACCACCCGCGGCCTCACCAAGGCGGGCGGCACCCTGCTGCCCGCCGCCCCCGGCACCGAGACCGAGTGGCTCAAGGCGCTCGGCACCGGCTTCGGTCTGGAGGGCGTGGGCCAGGAGGCGGGCGAGGCGCTGCGCGCGGAGGGCTCGGTCATCGTCGTCGGCGAACGCCTCGCCACCGTCGAGGGCGGCCTGACCGCCGCCGTCCGCGCCGCCGCCGCCCTCGGTGCCCGCCTCGTGTGGATCCCGCGCCGGGCCGGGGAGCGCGGCGCCGTCGAGGCCGGGGCGCTGCCCTCGCTGCTGCCCGGCGGCCGCCCGGCCACCGACCCGCGCGCCCGCGACGAGGTCGCCGCCGCCTGGGGCGTGGCCGAACTCCCGCCCCGCTACGGCCGCGACACCGGGCAGATCGTCGAGGCCGCCGCCTCCGGCGAGCTGACCGCGCTGCTGGTCGGCGGCGTCGAGATCGCCGACCTGCCCGACCCGGCCCGCGCCCGGCAGGCCCTGGACCGGGCGGAGTTCGTGGTCTCGCTGGAACAGCGGCCCTCCGAGGTGACCGAGCGCGCCGACGTGGTGCTTCCGGTCGCCGCCGTCGCCGAGAAGTCCGGCACCTTCCTCAACTGGGAGGGCCGCGCCCGGATGTTCGAGGCGGCGCTCAAGCCCGAGCAGATGACCCGCCGCCTCGCCCCCGGCGACCTGCGCGTCCTGCACATGCTGGCCGACGCGGTCGCCGAGGCGGACGAGACGGGCCGCGGCGAACTGGGGCTGCCCGACGTCCGGGCCGCCCGCCGCGAACTGGACCGGCTCGGCGGCTGGGACGCCCGCCCCTCGCGCCCCGCCGTCCCGCCGGAGGCACCGGCCGGGGCCGCGCTGCCCAGGCCCGCCGTCGGCGAGGCCGTCCTCGCCGGGCACCGGATGCTGCTCGACCAGGGCCTCCTCCAGCGCGGCGACGAGGCGCTGGCCGGGACCCGGCACGCCGCCCCGGCCCGGCTCTCCGCCGCCACCGCCACCGAGATCGGGGCGGAGGACGGCGCCGTCCTCACCGTGGCGGGACCGGCCGGCAGCGTCGACCTGCCGCTGCTCGTCACCGACATGCCCGACCGGGTGGTCTGGCTGCCGCTCAACTCCACCGGTACCGGGGTGGCCTCGGACACCGGGGCCGTCCCCGGCGAGCTGGTGCGGATCGCGCCGGCCGCCGCGGCCCCGGCGGAAGTGGAGGAGTCGTGACCCCGTCCGTCGTCCCGGCGCGGGAGCCGTACGCCGCAGGCCGGGGGGCGCCCCCGGCCCGGGGCCCGCGCTCCCTGCCGGGGAACCCTGAGCGCACCGGAGGTGCCGACGTGTCCGCAAGCCCCGTCCACCGCGCCCGCTCCGCGCGCGCCGCAGCCCGGGGGGTGGCGGCGTGACCGGAATCCTGCTGGCGGCCGAGGACCTCTCGATGTTCGGCCGCGACCCGTGGTGGCTGGTCCTCGTCAAGGCGGTCTTCTGCTTCGCCTTCCTGCTGCTGACGGTGCTGTTCGCGATCGTCTGGGAGCGCAAGGTCGTCGCCTGGATGCAGCGCCGCATCGGCCCCAACCGGGCCGGTCCCTGGGGGATGCTCCAGTCACTGGCCGACGGCGCCAAGCTGATGCTGAAGGAAGACGTCGTCGTCAAACGCGCCGACAAGGTCGTGTACGTGCTGGCGCCGATCGTCGCCGCGATCCCCGCCTTCATGGCGTTCGCGGTGATCCCCTTCGGCCCCGCCGACAACCAGGTCTCGATCTTCGGCCAGCGCACCACGATGCAGCTGACCGACCTGCCGATCGCGCTCCTCTACATCCTCGCGGTCGCCTCGATCGGCATCTACGGCATCGTGCTGGCCGGCTGGTCCTCCGGTTCGACCTACCCGCTCCTCGGCAGCCTGCGCTCCTGCGCCCAGATGATCTCCTACGAGATCGCCATGGGCGCCGCCTTCGCCTCGGTCTTCCTCTACTCCGGCTCGATGTCGACCTCGACCATCGTGGAGTCGCAGGCCGACCGCTGGTACATCGTGCTGCTGCCGGTCTCCTTCCTCATCTACATCGTGACGATGGTCGGCGAGGTCAACCGGGCCCCCTTCGACATGCCGGAGTCCGAGGGCGACCTGGTCGGCGGCTTCAACACCGAGTACTCGTCGATCAAGTTCGCGATGTTCATGCTCGCCGAGTACATCAACATGGTGACCGTCTCGGCGGTGGCGGTGACGCTCTTCCTCGGCGGCTGGCGGGCGCCCTTCCCCGTCACCGCCTTCTGGGAAGGGGCCAACCAGGGGTGGTGGCCCATGCTCTGGTTCACCCTCAAGCTGCAACTGCTGCTCTTCCTCTTCATCTGGCTGCGCGGCACCCTGCCCCGGGTCCGCTACGACCAGTTGATGAAGCTCGGCTGGAAGGTGCTCATCCCGGTCTCCGTGGTGTGGCTGATGCTGGTCGCCACCGTGCGGACGCTGCGGAACGAGAACATGCCGTTCGCCGACATCGCCCTGTACGTCTTCGGCGGGCTGATCTTCCTGCTGCTGCTCTCCTTCGTCATCGACTTCTACCGCGACCGCCGCGACAAGGAGCGCGAGGCCCAGGAGGGCGCCCAGGAGCCCGCGTTCGACCCGATGGCCGGGGGCTACCCGGTGCCGCCGCTGCCCGGTCAGGCCCTGCCACCGGTACCCAGGCGGCCCGCGCGCGGCGAGCGGGAGCTCGTTGTCAGTGGCGCGCCGGACACTGTGAGTGACCGTGGTGACACGGAAGGAAAGGAGGCGTCCGATGACTGAGGGAGCCAATCAGTCGGACCAGGGGTTCCAGAACCCCGTCGCGGGCTTCGGCGTGACCTTCAAGGCCATGTTCAAGAAGCGGCTGACCGAGCAGTATCCGGAGCAGCCCAAGACGACGGCGCCCCGCTTCCACGGCCGCCACCAGCTGAACCGGCATCCGGACGGGCTGGAGAAGTGCGTCGGCTGCGAGCTGTGCGCCTGGGCCTGTCCGGCCGACGCCATCTACGTCGAGGGCGCGGACAACACCGACGAGGAGCGCTACTCGCCCGGCGAGCGGTACGGCCGCGTCTACCAGATCAACTACGCCCGCTGCATCCTGTGCGGCCTGTGCATCGAGGCGTGCCCCACCCGGGCGCTGACGATGACCAACGAGTTCGAACTGGCCGACTCCACCCGCAAGGACCTGATCTACACCAAGGACCAGCTCCTCGCCGGACTGACCGAGGGCATGGTCGACTCCCCGCACGCGATCCACCCCGGCACCGACGAGCAGGACTACTACCGGGGCCTGGTCACCGAGGCCGCCCCCGGCACCGTCCGCCAGGCGGCCGTCTCCAGGGGCGAGCCCGCGGTGGTCGACAGCGAGCCGGTCGCCCCGGCCGAGGGCGCTCCGGCGGCCCCGGCCCCGGCCGCCTCACCCGCCGCCTCGGCCGGATCGGCCGCCAAGCCCGGGCAGGAGGGACAGGGATGAGCCTGCTCGCCGCCTCCGTCACCTCCACCGGCGAGGCCGTCCAGTTCTGGATCCTCGGCACGGTCGCCGTCCTCGGCGCCCTGTCGACGGTCCTGATGAAGAAGGCCGTGCACAGCGCGCTCTGCCTGGCCGCCACCATGATCGTCCTGGCCGTCTTCTACCTGGCCAACGGCGCGTACTTCCTCGGCATCGTGCAGATCGTCGTCTACACCGGCGCGATCATGATGCTCTTCCTCTTCGTGGTCATGCTGGTCGGCGTCAGCGCCGCCGACTCGCTGAAGGAGACCCTGAAGGGCCAGCGCTGGCTGGCCGCCCTCGCCGCCCTCGGCTTCGGCATCCTGCTGATCGCCGGCATCGGCCAGGTCGGCATCAGCCAGTTCAACGGACTGGCCGCCGCCAACGCGGGGGGCAACGTCCAGGGCCTCGCCGCCCTGATCTTCACCAAGTACGTCTTCGCCTTCGAGATCACCGGTGCCCTGCTCATCACCGCCACGGTCGGCGCGATGCTGCTCACCCACCGGGAGCGCACCGAACGAGCCTCCAGTCAGCGGGAGCTGGCCCAGAAGCGGGTCCGCGAGAACACCCACGTGCCGCCGCTGCCCGCCCCCGGTGTCTACGCCCGGCACAACGCCGTGGACATCCCCGGCCTGCTCCCGGACGGCACCCCGTCCGAGCTGACCGTCAACAGGACGCTGCGCGAGCGCGGCCAGATCCGGGACGTCTCCCAGGAGGCCCTCGACGACCTCAAGGCGCTGGAGCAGCGCTCCGCCGAGCGTCTGGGCCGTGACCGGGAGGAGGAGAACGCCCAGTGAACCCCGTCAACTACCTCTACCTCGCGGCGCTGCTGTTCACCATCGGCGCCACCGGCGTCGTCGTCCGCAAGAACGCCATCGTCGTCTTCATGTGCGTCGAGCTGATGCTCAACGCCTGCAATCTTTCGCTCGTCGCCTTCTCCCGCATGCACGGCAACCTCGACGGCCAGATCCTCGCCTTCTTCACGATGGTGGTCGCCGCCGCGGAGGTCGTGGTCGGGCTCGCGATCATCGTGTCGCTGTTCCGTGCCCGCCATTCGGCCTCGGTCGACGACGCCAGCCTGATGAAGCTGTAAGGGGTCGCTGAATCGTGGAGAACCTGATTGCGCTGCTCGTCGCGGCGCCCCTGCTGGGAGCCGCCGTGCTCCTCCTCGGCGGCCGTCGCCTGGACGGCGCCGGCCACCTGCTCGGCACCGTGATGGCGGCCGCCTCGTTCGGCCTCGCCGTGGTGCTCTTCACCGACATGCTGGGCCGCCCGGGCGACGACCGGGCACTGCACCAGCACCTGTTCAGCTGGATCCCGGTGGGCGGCTTCCAGGCCGACATCGCCTTCCAGCTCGACCAGTTGTCGATGACCTTCGTCCTGCTGATCACCGGCGTCGGCACCCTGATCCACGTCTACTCCATCGGCTACATGGAGCACGACGAACGCCGCCGCCGCTTCTTCGCCTACCTCAACCTCTTCCTCGCGGCGATGCTCCTGCTGGTCCTCGCCGACAACTACCTCCTGCTGTACGTCGGCTGGGAGGGCGTCGGTGTCGCCTCGTACCTGCTGATCGGGTTCTGGCAGCACAAGCCGAGCGCGGCGACGGCGGCGAAGAAGGCGTTCCTGGTCAACCGCGTCGGCGACGTGGGCCTCTCCATCGCGATCATGCTGATGTTCACCACCTTCGGCACCTTCGCGTTCGGCCCCGTCCTCGCCTCCACCGGCGAGACCGGCGAGGGCAAGCTGACCGCCATCGCCCTGATGCTGCTCCTGGCCGCCTGCGGCAAGTCGGCCCAGGTGCCGCTCCAGTCCTGGCTGGGCGACGCGATGGAGGGCCCGACCCCGGTCTCCGCCCTGATCCACGCGGCGACCATGGTCACCGCCGGCGTCTACCTCATCACCCGCTCCGGCGCGATCTTCAACGCCGCCCCCGACGCCCAGACCGTGGTCGTCGTGGTCGGCGCGGTGACGCTCCTCTTCGGTGCGATCGTCGGTTGCGCCAAGGACGACATCAAGAAGGCGCTCGCCGGCTCGACCATGTCGCAGATCGGCTACATGGTCCTCGCGGCCGGACTCGGCCCGATCGGCTACGTCTTCGCGATCATGCACCTGGTGACGCACGGCTTCTTCAAGGCCGGGCTCTTCCTCGGCGCCGGCTCGGTCATGCACGGCATGAACGACGAGGTCGACATGAGGAAGTACGGCGGCCTGCGGAAGTACATGCCGGTCACCTTCGTCACCTTCGGCCTCGGGTACCTGGCGATCATCGGCTTCCCCGGCCTCTCCGGCTTCTGGTCCAAGGACAAGATCATCGAGGCGGCCTTCGCCAAGGGCGGGGCCGAGGGCTGGATTCTGGGCGCGGTCACCCTGCTGGGCGCCGCCCTCACCGCGTACTACATGACGCGCGTGATGCTGATGACCTTCTTCGGCGAGAAGCGCTGGCAACCGGACGCCCAGGGGAACGAACCCCACCCGCACGAGTCCCCGAAGTCCATGACGATCCCCATGATCGTGCTCGCCTTCGGCTCGGTCTTCGCGGGCGGACTCTTCAGCTTCGGTGACTCCTTCATCAAGTGGCTGGAGCCGGTCACCGCCTTCGAGCACGGCCACTCGCCGCTCAGCGCCGCCGTCGTCACCTCGGCGACCGTGGTGGTCCTGCTGATCGGCGTCGCGCTGGCCTGGCTCCAGTACGGCCGCAAGCCGGTGCCGGTGGTCGCGCCGCGCGGCTCGCTGCTCACTCGGGCGGCCCGCCGCGACCTCGGCCAGGACGACTTCAACCACGTCGTCCTCGTCCGCGGCGGCGAGCACCTGACCCGCTCCCTGGTCTACGTCGACCACACCCTGGTCGACGGCGTGGTCAACGGCACGGCCGCCTCCGTCGGCGGCCTCTCCGGCCGGCTGCGCAAACTCCAGACGGGTTACGCCCGTACGTACGCGGTCTCCATGTTCGGGGGTACGGCGGTGCTCATCGCCGCGACCCTGCTGATGAGGGCGGTCTGATACCGATGTCGTTTCCCCTGCTGACAGCGACGGCCGCGCTCCCGGCGATCGGCGCGATCGTGACGGCCGCCGTCCCGGCGGCCCGCAGCCGCTCCGACGGCGACGGACCACGGGGCTCCGGCACGGCCAAGGCCGTGGCGCTGCTCTTCTCCGTGGCCACCTTCGTCCTCGCGATGACGGTCCTGATCCGCTTCGAGCCCGGCGGCGCCCGCTACCAGCTCACCGAGTCGTACGACTGGATCCCCGCCTTCGGCGTCCGCTACGAACTGGGCGTCGACGGCATCGGGGTGGCGCTGATCGCGCTGACCGCCCTGCTGATCCCGTTCGTCATCCTCGCTGGCTGGCGCGACGCGGACCACCTGGAGAACAGCTCCAAGCGGTGGCGCCCCACACAGGGGTTTTTCGCGCTGATCCTCATGGTCGAGGCGATGGTGATCCTCTCCTTCGAGGCCACCGACGTCTTCCTCTTCTACCTGTTCTTCGAAGCCATGCTGATCCCGATGTACTTCCTCATCGGCGGCTTCGGGGACCGGGCGAGCGGCACCGACGAGGCGCAGGCGGCCACCCAGCGGTCGTACGCGGCGGTCAAGTTCCTCCTCTACAACCTGGCCGGCGGCCTGATCATGCTGGCGGCCGTCATCGGGCTGTACACGGTGGCAGGCAGCTTCTCGCTCAGTGAGATCGCCCAGGCCCGCGCCGACGGCACGCTGGAGATGGCCGCCTCCACCGAGCGGTGGCTCTTCCTCGGCTTCTTCTTCGCCTTCGCGGTCAAGGCGCCGCTCTGGCCGCTGCACACCTGGCTGCCCAACGCCATGGGGGAGGCCACCGCCCCCGTCGCGGTCCTCATCACGGCCGTGGTCGACAAGGTCGGCACCTTCGCGATGCTCCGCTTCTGCCTCGGCCTCTTCCCCGAGGCCAGCAAGTGGGCGACGCCGGTGGTGCTGGTCCTCGCCCTGGTCTCGATCATCTACGGCGCGCTGCTCGCCGTCGGCCAGCGCGACATCAAGCGGCTGGTGGCGTACGCCTCCATCTCGCACTTCGGCTTCATCATCCTCGGCATCTTCGCCATGACCAGCCAGGGCCAGTCCGGCGCCACCCTCTACATGGTCAACCACGGCCTGTCGACGGCGGTGCTGATGCTGGTCGCGGGCTTCCTGATCTCTCGGCGCGGCTCGCGGCTCATCGCCGACTACGGCGGCGTCCAGAAGGTGGCCCCGGTCCTCGCCGGGACCTTCCTGGTCGGCTCGCTGGCGACGCTCTCGCTGCCCGGACTCGCCCCGTTCGTCAGCGAGTTCCTGGTCCTGGTCGGGACCTTCACGCGCTACCCGGTGATGGGCGTCATCGCCACCGTCGGCATCGTCCTCGGCGCGCTCTACAGCCTGGTGCTCTACCAACGCACCATGACCGGCCCGGTCAAGCCCTCCGTCTCGAAGATGCCCGACCTCAAGGTGCGTGAACTGGCCGTCATCGGCCCGCTGATCGCGCTCCTGTTCTTCCTCGGCGTCTACCCGAAGCCGCTGACGGAACTGGTCGACCCGGCGGTCGGCCACACCCTCTCCGACGTACAGCAGAAGGACCCGAAGCCCGACGTGGAGGCGGCCAAGTGAACGCAAACGCCGTCCACACCCTGTGGACAAGCGCGGCGGCCGACCCGATCTCCAAGATCCCGTCGCCGACCATCGAGTACGCCCAGCTCGCCCCCGTGATGATCGTCATCGGGGCGGCGGTCATCGGCATCGTCGTGGAGGCGTTCGCCCCGCGCCGGGCCCGCTACCACCTCCAGCTCTGGCTGACCGTGGTCGCGCTCGGCGCCGCCTTCGCCTCCGTCGTCGCCCTCGCGGTCGGCGGGTACGCCACCACCAAGCAGACCAGTGTCGCGATGGGCGCCCTCGCGGTGGACGGGCCCGCGCTCTTCCTCCAGGGCGTCATCCTGCTCTCCGGCGTGCTGGCCGCCTTCACCTTCGCCGAGCGCCGCCTGGACCGGGCGAACGGCAAGCGCGTCGACTCCTTCGTGGCGCAGGCCGGAGCCGTTCCCGGCAGCGAGGCCGAACAGGCCGCCGTCAAGGCGGGGTTCGCCACCACCGAGGTCTTCCCGCTGATGCTCTTCGCGGTCGGCGGCATGATCGTCTTCCCCGCCGCCAACGACCTGCTGACCCTCTTCATCGCGCTGGAGGTCTTCTCCCTCCCGCTCTACCTGATGTGCGCCCTGGCCCGCCGCAGGCGGCTCATGTCGCAGGAGTCGGCGGTCAAGTACTTCCTCCTCGGCGCCTTCTCCTCCGCCTTCCTCCTCTTCGGCATCGCCCTGCTCTACGGCTACGCGGGCTCCGTCTCGTACGCCGTGATCGCCGACGTGGTGGACGGCACGCTGATCAGCTCCGACCCGGTCCTCGCCGAGACGATGGGCAACGACGCGCTGCTCCTCATCGGCATGGCCCTGGTCCTGATGGGCCTGCTCTTCAAGGTCGGCGCCGTCCCGTTCCACATGTGGACGCCCGACGTCTACCAGGGCGCCCCGACCCCGGTCACCGGCTTCATGGCCGCCGCCACCAAGGTCGCCGCCTTCGGCGCCCTGCTCCGGCTGCTCTACGTGGTGCTGCCCGGTATGCGCTGGGACTGGCGGCCGGTGATGTGGGGCGTGGCCATCGCCACCATGGTGGTCGGCGCGGTCGTGGCCGTCACCCAGACCGACGTGAAGCGGCTGCTGGCGTACTCCTCGGTGGCGCACGCGGGCTTCATCCTCGCCGGCGTGATCGCCGCCACCCCGGCCGGTGTCTCCTCCGTCCTCTTCTACCTCGCCGCCTACTCCTTCGTGACCATCGGCGCCTTCGCGGTCGTCACCCTGGTGCGGGACGCCGGGGGAGAGGCCACCCACCTCTCCAAGTGGGCGGGGCTCGGCCGGCGCTCCCCGCTGGTCGCCGCGGTCTTCGCGGTCTTCCTGCTGGCCTTCGCCGGAATCCCGCTGACCAGCGGCTTCTCGGGGAAGTTCGCGGTCTTCTCGGCGGCGGCCGAGGGCGGGGCCGGGGCCCTGGTGATCATCGGTGTCCTCTCTTCCGCCGTCGCCGCGTTCTTCTACGTCCGGGTGATCGTCCTGATGTTCTTCAGCGAGCCGCGCGCCGACGGGCCCACCGTCACCGTGCCCTCGCCGCTGACCATCAGCGTGATCGGCGTGGGTGTCGTGGTCACGGTGGTGCTCGGCGTCGCACCGCAGTACTTCCTGGACCTGGCCGGTCAGGCGGGCGTCTTCGTCCGCTGACCCCGCGCGGACCGGGCCCCGGCCCGGCCGCCCCCGCACACCGCCGCCGCCCGGTGCGCCTCCCCCGGAGGGCGCCGGGCGGCGGCGTCCGCCCCTTGCGGCGCCCCGCGGACGGGCCCGCGCGCGTGTGGACAACTCCGTCACCCTCGTCGCCCGCTCACGTCCGCGCAGCTCACCGCCGGTGTGACCGAGGGACCTGTGGACAACTTCCCGGGCTGTCCCTCCGGCCCCCTACGCTGGAGGGCAGTCTCAGGGACCACACGTGGCCCAGGGCACCGCAGGGAGCGGACGGGCACACGAGCGAGGGGCACGGGGCACGGAGCGATGAACGGAACGAGCGGCATGGCGAGCGGCATCACGGACGGCGGCACACCCGCGTACGGCGGGCCGGAGGACTTCCCGGACGACCTCTTCGACGGCGGCCCCCCACCGGAGGACCCCTTCGGCGACGCCCCCTTCCCGGACGAGGAGTTCCCCGAGGACGGCCTCCGCGAGGAGCTGTCCGGCGCCTTCCCCGAGGGCGTCGGCGAGACCCCGGTCCACGACCGCCGCGACGCCCTGGCCACGCTCCGCTCCGTCTTCGGGTACGACGCGTTCCGCGGTGACCAGGAAGCCGTCATCGACCACCTGGTCGGCGGCGGCGACGCGGTCGTCCTCATGCCCACCGGTGGCGGCAAGTCCCTCTGCTACCAGATCCCGGCCCTGGTGCGCCCGGGCACCGGCATCGTGATCTCCCCGCTGATCGCCCTCATGCAGGACCAGGTCGACGCGCTGCGCGCCGCCGGGGTGAGGGCCGGCTTCATCAACTCCACCCAGGACTTCGAGGAGCGCCGCCTCACCGAGGCCGAGTTCCTCTCCGGCGAACTGGACCTGCTCTACCTCGCCCCCGAGCGGCTGCGCGTGGACGCCACCCTCGACCTGCTCTCCCGCGGCAAGGTCTCCTTGTTCGCCATCGACGAGGCGCACTGCGTCGCCCAGTGGGGCCACGACTTCCGCCCCGACTACCTCACCCTCTCGGTGCTCGGCGAGCGCTGGCCGGACGTCCCCCGGGTCGCCCTCACCGCCACCGCGACCGGGGCCACCCACCAGGAGATCACCCGCCGACTCGGCCTGCCCGACGCCAAGCACTTCGTCGCCAGCTTCGACCGGCCCAACATCCAGTACAGGATCGTCCCGAAGAACGACCCGAAGAAGCAGCTCCTCACCTTCCTCAAGGAGGAGCACCCGGGCGACGCCGGCATCGTCTACTGCCTCTCGCGCAACTCCGTGGAGCGCACCGCCGACTTCCTCCGCGACCACGGCGTCGAGGCCGTGCCGTACCACGCGGGGCTCGACGCGCGGACCCGCGCCACCAACCAGTCCCGCTTCCTGCGCGAGGACGGCCTGGTCGTCGTCGCCACCATCGCCTTCGGCATGGGCATCGACAAGCCCGACGTCCGCTTCGTCGCCCACCTCGACCTGCCGAAGTCCGTCGAGGGGTACTACCAGGAGACGGGGCGCGCGGGCCGCGACGGCCGCCCCTCCACGGCCTGGATGGCGTACGGCCTCCAGGACGTGGTGCAGCAGCGCAAGCTCATCCAGTCCGGCGAGGGCGACGAGGCGTTCCGGCGCCGCGCGCAGTCGCACCTGGACGCGATGCTCGCCCTCTGCGAGACCGCCCAGTGCCGACGCGCCCAGCTCCTGCGCTACTTCGGCCAGGAGCCGACCGGCGAGAAGTGCGGCAACTGCGACACCTGCCTGACCCCGCCGGAGACCTGGGACGGCACGGTCGCCGCACAGAAGGCCATGTCGGCCGTGGTCCGCCTCAAGCGGGAGCGGAACCAGAAGTTCGGCACCGGTCAGATCATCGACATCCTGATGGGCCGCAAGACCGCCAAGGTCATCCAGTTCGACCACGACCAGCTCTCCGTCTTCGGCGTCGGCCAGGAGCTGACCGAGGGCGAGTGGCGCGGGGCCGTGCGGCAACTGCTGGCCCAGGGACTGCTGGCCGTCGAGGGGGAGTACGGCACGCTGGTCCTCACCGACGAGGCGGGCGAGGTGCTGGGCGGCCGCCGCGAGGTCCGCTTCCGCAAGGAGCCCAAGAAGGCACCGGCCGCCCGCTCCGGCAGGTCCGGGGCGGCCGCTGGTCCGGGCGGCAAGCGGAGCAAGGCGGTCATCGACCTCCCGGAGGAGTCCCTCCCGGTCTTCGAGGCCCTCCGCGCCTGGCGCGCCGCCCAGGCCAAGGAACAGGGCGTCCCGGCCTACGTCATCTTCCACGACGCCACCCTGCGCGAGATCACCGTCGCCCGTCCCACCACCCTCGACGCCCTCGGCCGGCTCGGCGGCATCGGCGACAAGAAGCTCCAGAACTACGGACCCGGGGTGCTGGCCACCCTGGCGGAACAGGGGATCGGGGAGGGCTGAGCGAGCCGCGCCGGCCGGGCGGCTCCGCTCCGGCCCGGCCGGCGCGGCGCCGGCCCTCAGAGGGCCGGCACGACCCTGCCCCGGACCTCGCCCAGCCCCACCGGTACGCCGAGGGCCCCGGGCGCCCAGGCCCGCAGGACGACC is drawn from Streptomyces diastaticus subsp. diastaticus and contains these coding sequences:
- a CDS encoding NADH-quinone oxidoreductase subunit G, whose amino-acid sequence is MTVTTGAAPGTPAGVPPEDLVTLTIDGIEISVPKGTLVIRAAELLGIEIPRFCDHPLLDPAGACRQCIVEVEGQRKPMASCTITCTEGMEVRTQLTSPVAEKAQRGVMELLLINHPLDCPVCDKGGECPLQNQAMQVGDPDSRFEGRKRTYEKPVPVSTQVLLDRERCVLCARCTRFSHQIAGDPMIELIERGALQQVGTGEGDPFESYFSGNTIQICPVGALTSAAYRFRSRPFDLVSSPSVCEHCAGGCATRTDHRRGKVMRRLAAEDPEVNEEWMCDKGRFGFRYAQSPERLTQPLVRSKNGTLEPASWPEALQAAARGLDAARGRAGVLTGGRLTVEDAYAYSKFARVALDTNDIDFRARPHSGEEADFLASQIAGRGRDLDGGGLTYADLERAPAVLLAGIEAEEEAPGVFLRLRKAWRKHGQRTFALATHTTRGLTKAGGTLLPAAPGTETEWLKALGTGFGLEGVGQEAGEALRAEGSVIVVGERLATVEGGLTAAVRAAAALGARLVWIPRRAGERGAVEAGALPSLLPGGRPATDPRARDEVAAAWGVAELPPRYGRDTGQIVEAAASGELTALLVGGVEIADLPDPARARQALDRAEFVVSLEQRPSEVTERADVVLPVAAVAEKSGTFLNWEGRARMFEAALKPEQMTRRLAPGDLRVLHMLADAVAEADETGRGELGLPDVRAARRELDRLGGWDARPSRPAVPPEAPAGAALPRPAVGEAVLAGHRMLLDQGLLQRGDEALAGTRHAAPARLSAATATEIGAEDGAVLTVAGPAGSVDLPLLVTDMPDRVVWLPLNSTGTGVASDTGAVPGELVRIAPAAAAPAEVEES
- the nuoH gene encoding NADH-quinone oxidoreductase subunit NuoH: MFGRDPWWLVLVKAVFCFAFLLLTVLFAIVWERKVVAWMQRRIGPNRAGPWGMLQSLADGAKLMLKEDVVVKRADKVVYVLAPIVAAIPAFMAFAVIPFGPADNQVSIFGQRTTMQLTDLPIALLYILAVASIGIYGIVLAGWSSGSTYPLLGSLRSCAQMISYEIAMGAAFASVFLYSGSMSTSTIVESQADRWYIVLLPVSFLIYIVTMVGEVNRAPFDMPESEGDLVGGFNTEYSSIKFAMFMLAEYINMVTVSAVAVTLFLGGWRAPFPVTAFWEGANQGWWPMLWFTLKLQLLLFLFIWLRGTLPRVRYDQLMKLGWKVLIPVSVVWLMLVATVRTLRNENMPFADIALYVFGGLIFLLLLSFVIDFYRDRRDKEREAQEGAQEPAFDPMAGGYPVPPLPGQALPPVPRRPARGERELVVSGAPDTVSDRGDTEGKEASDD
- the nuoI gene encoding NADH-quinone oxidoreductase subunit NuoI; this translates as MTEGANQSDQGFQNPVAGFGVTFKAMFKKRLTEQYPEQPKTTAPRFHGRHQLNRHPDGLEKCVGCELCAWACPADAIYVEGADNTDEERYSPGERYGRVYQINYARCILCGLCIEACPTRALTMTNEFELADSTRKDLIYTKDQLLAGLTEGMVDSPHAIHPGTDEQDYYRGLVTEAAPGTVRQAAVSRGEPAVVDSEPVAPAEGAPAAPAPAASPAASAGSAAKPGQEGQG
- a CDS encoding NADH-quinone oxidoreductase subunit J; amino-acid sequence: MSLLAASVTSTGEAVQFWILGTVAVLGALSTVLMKKAVHSALCLAATMIVLAVFYLANGAYFLGIVQIVVYTGAIMMLFLFVVMLVGVSAADSLKETLKGQRWLAALAALGFGILLIAGIGQVGISQFNGLAAANAGGNVQGLAALIFTKYVFAFEITGALLITATVGAMLLTHRERTERASSQRELAQKRVRENTHVPPLPAPGVYARHNAVDIPGLLPDGTPSELTVNRTLRERGQIRDVSQEALDDLKALEQRSAERLGRDREEENAQ
- the nuoK gene encoding NADH-quinone oxidoreductase subunit NuoK — translated: MNPVNYLYLAALLFTIGATGVVVRKNAIVVFMCVELMLNACNLSLVAFSRMHGNLDGQILAFFTMVVAAAEVVVGLAIIVSLFRARHSASVDDASLMKL